The Miscanthus floridulus cultivar M001 chromosome 6, ASM1932011v1, whole genome shotgun sequence genomic interval CAACAGGAGGCCTCCCCATTTGCCAATTGGCAAGATGTGGATATGGATGTGAGGAGGAAATAGGTGATGGTTGGAAATGTGGGTACATGGCAGGTGTCTCCGAAAGAAAACCAAGTTCTGGGTGATGGAATTTACATGTAGATCCAAACTTGCAATGTCCAATTTTCATGTAATAGGAACATTCCTTTTCACCCTGCATTAACCATGGAATTTTTCATAAAATAAACAAACGAGATCCTAGATTAAACAGAAACGTGGATTGAAATGAGAACACCCACCAGACGTAGGGGGAATCCACTGCTGTTTAATGTGACAGGTACAAAACCACCTTCCCTGGGATGATCAAACTTGCAATTGGAACCAAATTTACAGGTGCCATTCTTTGCATAGTACTGAAAATAACAAGAACGTTCGTAACCAGAGCTTCCACCACATGacaataaaaaaataatatattttgaCCAAAAATATCAATCAGAAATAGCTTTAGAATTGGTTTAGTTACCTCACAGAGTGGCTGTCCAGGTCGCTCTGGGTACTCCACCATACCTGCGGTCTTTCCAACTCCATTAACCTGAAAAACGCAGCCGAATTTCACAGGTACATGCTTAAATCAAAAGCAGGCTAAAATATTTTCAGAATATCCTACAAGTCTGTACATTCGACTCCAATCACCCATTCATTCTGGTGTGACATATGGAGGTTCTAGCTCCTATTAGGTACTAGTACATGTTTATTGAAGATTCTAGCTCCTACCTGAGACTCCAATCTCCCACTCattgtagaaaaaaaaaagactggttattagctactccctccattccaaattataagacgtttcggcttttttagatacaataatattactatgtatctagatatagtgtatatctaagtggaTAGCAAAAtctatgaatctaaaaaaagCCTaaaagtcttataatttggaatggaggtagTACTAAAGACGCAAGACATAAGAAAAGGACATGCAATTAGGCAATACAATCCTAATAGGAGCAGAACTGCAAAAGGACATGCAATTAGGCAATACAATCCTAATAGGAGTAGAACTGCAGAGCCAGAGCAGCCTAGAATGCAAGCTAGTAATAAACGCTAAAAAGTATGGCAGTATTCACTATTCAGAGCAAAGATGGAAGTCTGAATTCCCCCTCATCAACCACAAGACACCAAATTTTCATAACTTCCACACTTCCATGCCATCATATAATAATCAATTCACCGAAAACCTTCAACTTTAAGCAACAAACTCGTCACCCACCAACCGGATGCTATCATCACGCGGTGTCAGTCATTGTCAGGATAGCAGAGGCGCTTAGCTCACCAGTAACCATCGAGCTGAGCACgagacaagaaaaagaaaaacaaaacaacaaaacagAGCAGAGCAGGGGTAAGGGGGAGCGGCGTGGACGAGGCTGGCGCTCACCGGAACCGGCCGATCGCGAGGGTGGTTGTAGCGACATCGCTCCCCGTAGCCGCAGGCGCCCGTGCGGAGGTAGTAGGCGCAGTCCGCCTCGCCCGGGCGCTCCGGAAGCTTCTCCTCCCCCGCTTCCCCGTCCTCGCCGAGCCCCAGCCTCCGCATCGACTCTGCGAAAGCACCCACGTCAACACCACGCGCCGGGTCCAAGCAGTCGCATCGGAGATCCAAAACCCTAGCGAGTGAGCGCGCAAAAGCAAAGCGGCGAAACCCCCACGGACGCAGCGGAACCCCAATTGCGCGGACGAGGTCAGTTTCCGGTACCTTCCAGGCCGGTGCCGGCGTCGGCCCCGCCGCCCTTCGCCGCCGCGTACGGCTCCATCCGACGGACGGCCCCCGGAAGCTCCTGGAGAGCGGCGATCGGGCGCCTGCCTCGCCGACCGGGGCGCTCGATCGAAGCTCAGGCGAGCGAGCGAGCACCGGAACCTCACGGAGCCGAGCAAAGGGAAGAGAAAAATTATTCCAGAATTTTTTTCCTGCGCTGGTTGCTGCTGCAGTGCTGCTCGCTCGCGGTTCCTTCCTGGACTCCTCCTCTCTCTGCCTGCACTCGCGGCTCGCCCTCCGTACGCGGTCGCGTCGCGGTGGCCTTTTGCAGGGAGAGGGATGGGGGTGGGGGGGATCGGGAGTGACCAGTGGTGTGCTGTGGTGGTGGGGCTTTCCGTTCGGCGCTGGAGCCGGCCCCGCCCCGTGCGCCCGGGAGGAGACAGCGAGCGAAACGGGCGGGCCGACGCGGGACGCGTGTGGATTCGCTCGGGCAAACGCAACCGCAACCGCAACCGCGCGGCGCTGTTACGGGATACGGCGACGAGTACGGCGTGGCGCTGCGGCGCATAGGCCTGTCCCTGCCCTGTTGCTGCTCGCTCGCTCTCGGTCGCTCAGCTGCTGTGGGCTGCTGCAGTAGCAGAGGCGCGGCGCCAATCGACAATGGGAAACGGAAAGGGAAAAGGGGCAGGCAGGGGCAGCCGCGTGTCGCAATAAATGCGCGGTCGCCGTGGTGGGCCCGCAGCGGGGCGACGGTGGTTCGTTGCTTTCCTCCGGAGTCCTGACCGTGGCCTGCTACTGCTAGACCGCAAGGTCACGTGCCGCTGCCACAGTCGTACACTGGGCCGGCTCCTCCCATGGTCGCATCCTAGGAAAGTAGGAAGGCATCTCTGTCCCCGACTCCCGCTAGATTTCCCCGGCCGGTGCCGATTTCTGTTGGAGTTTTTAGATTGACCCTATCAACGAATTAATAAGTAATCTTGGTATTAGCATTCAAAAAAGTAATTTTGATATTATTGTGGTCCAATCTTAATTTATGAGATTCtccataaaatatattttgaaaATATATTCATTTAGCCTTGTAGCCATTAGTCATTGCTGAAAAAATATTTATTAGAACACAAAAGAGATTGAATCGTTTTACTTTCAGTCATTTTTGTCTCTCTTTCTTCTAAACTTTAAGTGGTAAATAATCGGTCACTTATCATTTAGCTATTATTCAAACTAAACGGCCACTTAAATAGACAAAACAGTTGTTTGAACAAGATAAACTGACAATTCAACGGAAATGACTATAGTATTTAAATAATAATATGCAAACGGCCTAAATGATCGTTAGGCAGATAGTTATATTAGTATATTTTAACAAAACTTAGTTAAAACTATAGTAGTTTGATTCAGGACAAACCAGTGAACTGTGACTTAGAATGAGGTGGGTGCTACGATATTACCAATAGAACATCTTCAAGAGCTTTCCTATCCAACTTAAGTTAAAATTAAGGTTTATATAACAAAAATCAAGTCATGTTGGGCACCTAGATATGCATTATATCTAATAAGTCGGAAggacttagagcatctccaagagtatcctAAATTTTGTTGGTTAAAACATCATGTTTTTCAACTTCTAAAAATATATTGGGAGAAAAAAAAAGTCATCTCCAAGATACCTAATATTTCACTtgcaaaaaaatcaaaatttagtcTCAGTTGGGTTTTTTTTTTCGACACTTTTTTCCACGTGAAATCCTTCGTTGTCGCGCAAAcctacgccgccgccgcctccttccttCGTCGTAGCAGGAGCCGGCCAGAAAACAGCAGCCGGCCAGACAAATAGCAGCAGCCGCCCAGAAAGCAGTAGCAGGCCACGGTCACTCCTCCGAGCGAAAACGAGCGGCAGCAGCTGGCCACGGCCTCCACGCAGGGGCCACACGGGATGCCTACGAGgtccgagcagcagcagccagccacGGGCTGCCTCCGAGCGGCAAATTGACGTCGCGAGAAGAAGACGACGGCTGCTGCTATTTTTACACGTAGAGGTGCCCAGTTTGTAACTGCCAAAAAGATGAGGAAGGGATAtggggtactcttggagatgggtttttctctttttcttaaaaaaaaatatGAATGGGGAAGAGATATATGGCActcctggagatgctcttacaatTTGAAATGGGTGAGTACTAAATCTATGTATaagtttctttttctttcttttaatgagATGTCGGTATAAATAACACTAGTATCGGGTCGGTTGAGGAATATATTGATATTGATTATGGAATATCAACAGCTAGGCTAAATTGCTCTTGTGGAATTTTAACTAGAACGCTTTCATCAAAAAAGAAGAAATTTAAGAGAACCAGGCTAATCGTACGatgcttagagcaactccaagagactatTTATATCATTTATAATTTATAGAATtatagattttggtgaaaaataaCCTTTAACAACCTCTTTGAATGTATCTACAAATATAGATATCATGTATTTTAGATTTTTCGCTAACCAAAGATGGAAAAAAGCGAGGATATGTTTCTAGAGTGCGGACAAGATATAGAAAAGCCGTTGGAGATTACAAAGACATAGAAAAACGATTTTTACTCAAATGCTCTCCAATTAATGATTTAGAGACTAGATTTTAGAAAGATTTTTTAGATGCTCTTAGAAAGTTCCTTCGGTTCCATTTTTTTTAAACTTTTTTATTACAGTATCTCCATATGAAACTAATTTGACTTAGAAAATCTAAGTTCATTCTTTTATAAATTCAGTGAAGTTAAAAAGAAATTTGACTTGACACAAAGATAAAGTGACCTATAATTTTTAGGAAGTAATATCTTTTAGCAAATAAGTGTAACAGCATAATTGCATAAACATACTTATATGGCCGGTTTTTAAGTTCCTATATCGTGCACGCCTATTCCATGTTTGTGCATCTTTACAGTTTCAAGTTACAGCGTATGTTGGAGGCTTGGAGTTCATTTGTGCAGATATGAATGCGTTCTGGGGAAACATAATCATTATATAGCAGAAAGTCACATGTACAAACTTCTCTTCTCTTTTCTTGAACGATAACCAACTTTACTTTCCATGATTATTTGCATGTTCACATATTCTAACATGTACAAAAGATATGCCATTTTATAATTTTTAATTCACGTATTCTAACTTTTTGGAAAAGTCCACAAAATCCAAAGAAACATATATGTTTTTTTCCTGTACATCTCGACACTAATGTCTCATACTACCTTCATCCCACAAAGAGTATAATTCTGGTTTTATCCTAAGtcaaataattttaaatctaactaagtttatagaaataaaaaatatttatgatatcaaataaatatcattagatttaccatgaaatatattttcacactaaacctatttagtgtcataaatattgataatcTTCTCTGTAAATTTGATCAAAAAGATACTTAAGCTTAGGACAAAACCAAAACGTCACTCTTTACGAAACAGAGGTAATATAAAAGAGGACAACGTTGATCTCACCAATGCAGCCATTTCAGTATTGACAGCAAGATCTCTTCaattaagttttttttttgtccatTACAATGCGTCTTGCTCCCAGTATGAACGTTTATATATACGTAGTTACATGTCTCAAGTCTGCTGATGATATatatgcaatatatatatatgacaatatacagaaaacaaaaagaaaaagaaatttgaAAGGTGGAGGAACTCAGTAACTCTGCGTGTGAAAATTTTCTTGATAACAACGAAAATTTTCTTGCCCGAGAATTATTTACCGAGGGAATGGACCTGAGCCTCACCACCGTGCCCAATATGCTATGGAACCCGACCTTCAAAAACCTTCCTTTTCCCGTTTTGGACATGAACGGAAGAACGCAAAAATTGCAAGTGAATCGAGCTTGCTTGTAACCTATCAATGCTCTCTTATTCTGATGGTAGAGAAAACCACCCTCACCGCGGCTTCTCTAGAGAGGCCACAGCTTCTTATTCACGTTGGAGAGGCCTATCAGAACTGATATCAATAGAGCAAGATAATAATAATTGTTGGCAGCAGTATGTTTTACGCGATGATGAAAAATACAATCAAAGGCTGAAGTACCTGTGTCAAGTGATAGAAAAATTGTGCTGAGAGGATCACTCCCACCAGCTCAGAAAAATCAGCGACCACCACCAGGGCTTGAACTGCCGACACTTGTAGAAGTCTGAGTTCGCATAATGGTATCCGAAGGGAATACCCCTTTTGGCAAGATTGCTCCAACATGTTCGGGTGCTGCCACTGGTGATGCTACTTGGTTGATTGATGGATCTTTGGTTGAAATATATTCTGGGGAAGATGAAGATGGAGCCAACGTGGCAACAGAGAAGCCGATAGGGTAGGGAGCAATTGGCATGTCAGATAGGGGTAAAGCAGATGAACTGTAGCCTAGTGTACCCATTGGGTGATCATATTTGCATGCAACTCCATATCTGCAATATCCATTTTGTGCATAGTACGCACAAGGCTGAGCACCCTGTACATTGTAGATAACATAGTAAGATTGGGTAAGAAACTGCAagattatttataaaaaaaaGATGAATATGATAAAATCTACATGATTAGTCCAGCACAATTTTCCTTCGCAAGTAAAAAAGAAACATAACATCCTACATGCTTGTACTCAACTGTACCTTCCAGGTACAGTAGGCAATCATGCAGGGGGAAAAAGGATGTTTGTAGGTACAAATCTCTAGATCATTACAAACTTATACAGGATTCCATCCCAATAATCAGTCAATAAGGAATTGCAGTATGCAACTAAACATCAAGAGCATGCAAGACCAAACTAAAGGAAACAAATTTAATTGTGACAAATAGACATTTTCACAATATATGGGACATTTGGCAGGTACAATGAAGGTCAGCCATATATCTATATTTCAATAGGACAACTTAGACCCACGAACCCCTTTGCTTTATTGAACTGAGTTCCTTAGTTAGACAGGGAAATAGTAACCATGAGTTAATGCAACACGGATACACTTGGTGGCAAAACAAGTAGTCTGTGTCAAAATTtaaatatttatttattggtTCTCCATAACAAGAAGTATCATGATTATAAGCAACTGACAAAGTAGAAATTGGTTCATTATTCTTCCTATCAAACTTCGTTAAATTTACACCTTACATAGTTTATGACTACATGCCATAGTGAGTCATTGAATAACATTTTATTATCATAGGAGAGGACAAAGAAAATTACATTAACTATCACCTCCATTAGTTAAAAAAACAATATCTAGCTGACAAGAACTAATCATCAGTGGAAACTATCACCTCCATTTGCTCTATATGGCTCACAAAAAGGGAATTTTTAAGAGACAAGCAAAAACCAATTTGTACCTTAATCAAGCAaataattttgcaagaaaatgtgAGTGAATCCTGATAAGTTGCATGATTACACATTAACACTGTTGTGTGCATGGTATAAAACTTATAAATACCAGAGTTTAAGAACACGACCATTCACAAAGTCAGCTTCTAAATACATCTCTAAGTTCCCTGTATAGGCTACAAATGGTTTTCATTCTACCTCATCATCTTGAATAGGTGAAGTTTTGCAAGTTCACAAGGTCATCACATTTGTCACTACCCAGGCTGTTATAGAACAATTCCAATTTTAGTTGACATGGATTTGTATGTACTCTAGAGGGATCCTACTCGGCCATTTTAATTCCACTCCTTTTTTTATATATGGCCAAATAGCATGAGAGAAGCCACATTGTAACAGCCCTGCTTCTAATTTCCCTCATATTGTGATTATTGTTCACTGTTTTTCAGTAAGATTTTTTTCATGTAAAATTATGTCTCATTTCCATCTACTATGAAGCGTATTTTCTAACTTAGGCTGATAGAGGCCTATGGTTTGCAACCCCTTAACATGCAAAGATTGCTGATAGAAAAGGAACTAAATAAAGATACTAAACTCGATAGTCACCGGTTTGGATAGAATATCATGGATACAATGGTTCCTGTAGACTATTGGACAGATTATCTTAAAGATTTATTTATGAATAGTGTATGCATTTAATTCCTATAGTGGTGAGGAGTGGATTGATAGGCTTGATTTGTCCAGATTTGTTAGAACTATGAATTAACCCATTACTGGAGATATAGTGACTTCACAAGAAGCATTACTGAATTAGTCCCGTCAATACATATATACCAAGCTCTGGATGCTCACCGGACGAACTGGAAGGCAGAGATGACTGAACATGTAGTTGGACTTAGGAGTGCTCCAATCTCGAGGATGGTTATATTTACACGTAGTTCCAAATTTGCAATCTCCAGTCCTCATAAAATATTGACACTCAGGCTGCCCTGGCCGCTCAGGAAATCCATGCTCTTGATGATTATTGCTCGATTGTCCAGTTGAGGAAGAATATGGCAAGTATGCACCGCCATAAGCAATTGTGGTGGAAGATCCATGGTGTCCTATACCATATAACGGTCCAGCTTGAACAGTTTGTTGTGCTCCACCTGATGCTACAGGATTTACCGATGCCTGCATCAAACAAAAGAGTTAAAAATTGGGGGAGAATAGTCCCTTGCTCTTTTAGGTAACAAGATATTTTCCTTAGTTTGCTCTCTATTATTTATCAAACAAGCCAACTTTATTGCCCTACATTATTTATTTTCTTGGCAATGCCAAGAAATTTCAGGTAAGACATACTTGAATGTCTTTCAGATTTTGCCTAGACAATGGTCAAATGAGAATCTTAGACTAGCTCATAAAAGGGCTTGCTCATTTGCTTTATTTCTTGGTAGAAGCTTGTTGCTAGGAACCTTTCTTGTGTAAAAAATAAAGCATTTTGTCCAAATTATTTACCGGATAAGGGCTCCATCCTTGCAATGGAACCATTCCAGATGAGAGCATCATTGGAGTGTATGAGCCTGGTATATATGATCCAGGAACTGCAGGTGATCTTCCCATTTGCCAATTTGGAGCATATGCATGGGGGGAGGGCACAGACACTGATTGTATTGGTGGATATATTCCAGGGGTCACCGGAATACCACCAAATTCTGGATGATGAAATTTACATGTAGAACCAAACTTGCATTGCCCAGTCTTCATATAGTAGGAGCATTCTTTCTCACCCTGCACTTCATTAATGTCAATTATTTTTTCCCCCAAAATAGTTAAAAAAATGTTTCCAAGAAGCACCATCATAGGAGAATTTTCATACCGGGCGTAGAGGGAATCCATTGTTGTTTAATATAACAGACTGCACAGATCCATCTTGCTTAGGATGGTGATATTTGCAATTGGAACCAAATTTACAAGTTCCAGTCTTCAAATAATACTGTAGAAAAAACAAAAGAAGAGGTTGTAAAGCACCAACAGTTAACAAGTCAGGCATGAATATTTACATTCTTTTATATTGTGCACCCTGCATACCCATAGACAAGCAGCAGTACATGCTACACTGGGAGCATGCAAATAGTGTGCCGGAGTTGCCAGGTACATGCTTGGATGTCTGATTGATACCCAGATTTCTATGAAAGATAGTTAAACTCGAGTGTGAAGGTGTTAATGTACCTCGCATACAGGTTGACCCTGTCGTTCTGGAAAGTCTTGTGCTGCTCCATTCTTGGCACCTCCACCAAACTAAAATTTTTTAAGTAAGTTTTAAAAAGAAACTATTTATCAGCTTGGCGTTTCAGGAGAATTTTGTAAAGTCATTCGCTAGGATTCTATTAGAAAACATTAGCAATTGGCAACTAGAGATTTAGTTGCAGCAGCCTCAGATATCCTAAATCCTTTAGGATCAGCAAAATGGGATTAGAAGCAGACTAGGTTGTAACTGTAAATATTGAGTAAAATAGCATTACTCAAAGTCAAGTATAGCAGGTCATAAAGCATCTAATCCAGAAAAAAACAGTCaggattaaaaaaaaaaacttgaagcTACCAAAGTACAGCAGCATTTAATTAACACAGGAACAAAAAACTACAAAATGGGGGAAGAAAAGGTAAGTTTTTATGTTGCGTCATCGCTTGTCAAGCACTCAGGATCACCATGACAACATCTAAAATGGAAAAACAGGGGCTGCGCAATTGGCTTCCTATATATGCATTTATTTGGAAGCCAATAAAGACAAACTAGTAGTAAATTTGAAGCAAACAAGAAAGAGGAACCATTGTGTCTCAACCATAAAAGGAAGGAGCTCAAAAGTGCAGCTCCAAGCGAGGCAGCTCAAAATTTTGACGCTGCCATCCAATATGTAATAACAACAAGACACCACCACAAGGGCAGTGTGCATAATAACCCGCTCTGAACGAACCACATTACCCAAATCACTAGTTTCTGCGGTCCGATCAAACCGTAACTACCTCAATCACACAGCGAATCTACCTGAAACGGAATAATTCGCCGGCAGCAGGGCCCGCCTCGGACGCGGACACGGATGAGATCGGGAAACAGTGAGAGAGCGCGAGAGAGCAGCGCGGGAAACAGAGGCTGCGGAGAAAAAACGTCCTCGCGCGCTCACCTCAGTGCCGCCGCGATCGCGGGGGTGGTTGTAGCGGCAGCGCTCCCCGAAGCCGCAGGCGCCCGTGCGGAGGTAGTAGCCGCAGTCCGCCTCGCCAGGCCGCTCCGGCAGCCGCGCGTCCGCCTCCTCCCCCGCCCCCAGCTCCCCGCCCTCCCCGCCGCCGTCCAGCCCCAGCCTCAGCATCGGCCCTGCAACAAACAGCCACGCGCCACACGGTTACATACACCCGTGAACCCAACCCACCAGAGATCCGCGCGGCCGTACGCCCGGCCGGAGATCTGAACGACACCGAGAGAACCGTTAGGCAGGCAGGCAGTACCTTCGAGGTCGGTGCCTGGgcttgcgccgccgccgccctctcctcctcctcctgctcctgctgcagcggcggcagcggcctCCTCGGCGTCGTGCGGCGGCTCCATGGCGTCGCGGGCGGCGGGGAGGGTACAGGGAAGCTTCACGAGGCGGCGATCGGTCGGGCGATCGGAGTGGGAGGAGGAGATCGGGGGGGTGCCTGGTTTTTTTTCCCCTCTCCCTCTCGTTTCCTTTCCTTCCCACCACTGTGGTGTGGCAGGTCACTGCTCCCTCCTTCCCCTTCCCTTGTCTGTTTTTTCTCTCGGTTTCTCTATTTTTCCGCTGCCTCTGTCTCGCGGTGTGCACCTGTCCGGAATTTACACGGGGTAGGTGTTGTTCGTGTTCGTTTCACTTTTTCCTTTTATTAATTTTGTGACGAAATGTTTGTTTTTTTGGTTGGATGCCTTTGCTGCTGGACCACGCTTGAGGTAGCTTAGCTATCTTAGGGGGCGGATTTATGGTGGGTTTCGATGGTTCGTTGCATAAATGTTGGTGAGATAACGGTTGGAGTTAAGAGTGCTGTTATGGCACTTGAGGGTCAAGTTGCTACGCTGCTGTTTTGAGTCGTCATCTCCAtgggtttttatttttttataacatGAGATTTGACTTTTATACGTGATTGGTTTCCTTTTCCCCTAGGTAAGTGATATGTGTCGTCTCTTTCACGTCGCATGAAAATGCTTTGGTCCATTTGCTTTTTTCTTTACATAAGAGCACAGACGGATAgacttagggcatgtttggtgtCCAGCCATCACACGCCACGCGAGGTGTGGCGCCGCCGCCGAAATTGTGGTGATGAAAGTGTCTGCCACAACTGTGGCGAAAATTATCGCATAAATGAACTGGAAAGGCTCTGTGACTGTTTCAGCTTACGTGCAATCCGAATACCAGTCAATGTACCGTGGCAGCTGCGAGTACGGTGTGGCGGGCGTTGGCGAGGAACcaaacaacccccccccccccccccccctagacATTTGTAATACATGCATacacacttcttttatgaatgcTTGTACGCATATTTTGGTCTTCGATCATATCATCACAAATGTCTCGTTGTCCATAAGTCTGTGAGAAGTTTATGTTATAAAATATCTTCTTTTATATATGTTGTATGAATTGTCATGTTTTAGATCCTTGTGATATGAAGTTTTATGtgggataaactttgcttcatcCAACTTTTTTTTGTCATACGAGTGTGAAGTGTCTAGCCTCGCATGCTTTTCTCTCTTATCAAAAGTCGACACAAGCAGATGATGTATATAGTTTGGTAGTCCTAAGGGGCATGTGTCATCTCTCGCATGCCGTATAAAAATGATTTTGTCGATAAGATAAAACAAGACACTTTCTATTTTCCTAAACGTAAGTGACGTGTATTATCTTTGGCGCCCATCAGAAAAAAATGcttttatttataagactagtGGCAATGTACATGTGGCGCACACATGTTTTATGGTTATTATAATAGATGACATGCTAATATATTAGCCTTACTATAAATTATCAATTTTTCCATCTACATGTTCCTAGATGATACAGATATCTTGTCACATGTATCGGTACTGGAGTCAACTTTACTTAATAACAAACAAAATTAACTAAA includes:
- the LOC136455894 gene encoding zinc finger CCCH domain-containing protein 6-like, with the protein product MEPPHDAEEAAAAAAAGAGGGGEGGGGASPGTDLEGPMLRLGLDGGGEGGELGAGEEADARLPERPGEADCGYYLRTGACGFGERCRYNHPRDRGGTEFGGGAKNGAAQDFPERQGQPVCEYYLKTGTCKFGSNCKYHHPKQDGSVQSVILNNNGFPLRPGEKECSYYMKTGQCKFGSTCKFHHPEFGGIPVTPGIYPPIQSVSVPSPHAYAPNWQMGRSPAVPGSYIPGSYTPMMLSSGMVPLQGWSPYPASVNPVASGGAQQTVQAGPLYGIGHHGSSTTIAYGGAYLPYSSSTGQSSNNHQEHGFPERPGQPECQYFMRTGDCKFGTTCKYNHPRDWSTPKSNYMFSHLCLPVRPGAQPCAYYAQNGYCRYGVACKYDHPMGTLGYSSSALPLSDMPIAPYPIGFSVATLAPSSSSPEYISTKDPSINQVASPVAAPEHVGAILPKGVFPSDTIMRTQTSTSVGSSSPGGGR